The Coprobacillus cateniformis DNA window TTTGGCATGTTCTAAATCTTCTAAGACAAGAACTGCTGCACCTTCCCCCATAACAAAGCCACTTCTGTCTTTATCAAAAGGAATAGAGGCACGATTTTTATCTTCACCTGTATGCAGGGCTTTCATAGAAGCAAATCCTGCAACAGCTAATGGTGTAATTGAAGCTTCACTTCCGCCAGCTATCATCACATCTTCATAACCATCTCTAATTTTATGAAACGCTTCTCCAATCGCATTTGTCCCAGCTGCACAAGCAGTCACAACTGAAGAAACATGTCCTTTTGCCCCTAAATCAATCGCAACACTACCCGCTGCCAGATTAATAAGAGTCATAGGAATGAAATAGGGAGACACCTTAGAGGGTCCTCTATTCATTAAAGATTGTTCAGCTTTTTCAATTGACTCAACACCACCAATACCTGAACCAATAATCACACCAAAACGATCTTGATTAATATTTTCTAAATTCAAATGAGCATCTTCAATAGCCTGCTTGGCAACAATTCTAGCAAATTGTGTAAATCGATCATTAAACTTCAACTCTCTTTTGGTAAAATACAGTTCCATATCTAATTCTTTCACTTCACCAGCAAGTTTGACCTTATAATCTGTTGTATCAAAATGAGTAATCGTATCAATTCCACAAACTTGATCTTGAATACTTTTCCATGTTTGTTCTACTGTATTTCCAATTGGTGAAACAGCACCCATTCCAGTGATAACAACTCTTCTTTTTTCCATCATGAACTCCTCCTTACATCACCATACCGCCATCAACATTGATGACTTGGCCAGTAATATATTTCGCATCTGAACTGGCTAAAAAGTAAGCCAGATTTGCAACATCTTCTGCTTCTCCCATTGCTTGTAATGGAATATTTTTTAAGATATTTTCTTTCATTGTTTCATTTAAAACATCTGTCATATCAGTCTCAATAAAACCTGGTGCAATCGCATTGACACGTATATGTCTTGGTGCCAACTCTTTTGCAACTGTTTTTGTGAGAGCTATCACACCTGCTTTACTTGCTGCATAATTGGCTTGACCAGGATTTCCAATTAACCCTATAACACTTGCCATATTAATGATAACACCTGATCTTTGTTTCATCATAATACGCGATACAGCTTTTATTGAATGAAAAGTCCCTTTTAAATTCACATCAATAACATCCATGAACGTTTCAGTATTCATCTTTAATAAAAGGTTATCTTTTGTAATCCCTGAATTATTCACAAGAACATCAATCCGTCCATAATTCTCATTGACAGCTTTCATCATAGCATCCATTTCTTCAAAATGAGAGACATCAGCCTGATAAAGCATAGCATCAACTCCTAGTGCCATACATTCCTGTCTCACTTTATTCGCTTTTTCTTCATTTCCACGATAATTAATCACAACACGATACCCTTCTTTAGCAAACTTCAAAGCAATAGCTTTCCCAATACCACGACTTGCACCCGTAATTACTGCAACTTTATTCATCTTTTAACGCTCCTAACATTTTGTTTAAGCTTTCTATACTATCAACACTATAAACTGGAATATTTCTATCTGTCTTTTTCACAAATGCACTTAATGCTTTTCCAGGACCTATTTCAATAAAAGCTTCTACACCTTGTCCAATCATATATTGTAATGATTGATAGAAATAAACACTTGATTTGATTTGTTTTGTTAATATATCAATAAGATTCCCATTTTCTTCTTGTCCAGAAATATTATAAACAACTGGTATTTCAGGTACATTTAAATCATATTTCCCTAATTCTATTTTTAATTTTTGTGAAGCTGCTTCCAATAGCGGTGAATGAAATGCCCCTGATACCTTTAATGGAATCACTCGCTTTGCTCCAGCCTCTTTTAATTTTTCAGAAGCGACTTCAATAGCTTCTTTATAACCTGTAATCGCAATTTGGCCTGGACAATTATAATTGGCAATTGTCACCCCATCAATATCTTCAATCACTTCTTGAATCTTTTTGGCTTCCATAGCTAAAACAGCAGCCATAGATGTTGTTTTAGCTGGTAAAGCTTCACTCATAATTTGACCTCTAGCTCTAACAATTTTAACGGCATCACTTATACTCATTGCATTTGCATAAGCTAAGGCTGAATATTCCCCCAAAGATAATCCAGCAACATAATCTGGTTTGATCCCATGTGCTTCTACAACTTTAGCAATTGCAAGTGATGTTGTCAGTATACATGGCTGCGCATAAGATGTTTCATTTAAAATATCTTCTGGTCCTTCAAAGCATACCTTCTTGACATCAATATCAATATATGCCTGATCATAAACAGCTTTGGCTTCTGGGAAATGATCATAAAGTTCTTTTCCCATTCCAACATACTGAGCCCCTTGACCAGCAAATATAAATCCTATTTTCATAAATTGTCCTCCATTTCCTGCATCAACTCTTGAATCAATTCATGAACATGTTTCATGCAATGAATATCAGCCGCCTGTGTTCCAACAAAGACCAAACCATTATTGACATTTCCTGAAACACTTTGAATTAAAGCTTCACTAATACAATAAGGTGTATCACTTGGATTGCAAGGAATCATACAATCCAAACAGCTTTTCATACAAACATTTCCACGATTTCTTGTTTTCTTAACAAATTCATTGACAATGGCACGACCAGGAAAGC harbors:
- the fabF gene encoding beta-ketoacyl-ACP synthase II — encoded protein: MEKRRVVITGMGAVSPIGNTVEQTWKSIQDQVCGIDTITHFDTTDYKVKLAGEVKELDMELYFTKRELKFNDRFTQFARIVAKQAIEDAHLNLENINQDRFGVIIGSGIGGVESIEKAEQSLMNRGPSKVSPYFIPMTLINLAAGSVAIDLGAKGHVSSVVTACAAGTNAIGEAFHKIRDGYEDVMIAGGSEASITPLAVAGFASMKALHTGEDKNRASIPFDKDRSGFVMGEGAAVLVLEDLEHAKKRGAKIYGEVVGYGATCDAHHITAPLDDGSGGGKAMLAAMRDASLKPKDIDYINAHGTSTPLNDKTETAAVKYAFLESAQNVSISSTKSYTGHLLGASGALESVICIKALQDGYLPATIHYQEKDEECDLDIIANDAKVKDIHYAMNNSLGFGGHNASLIFKKWEE
- the fabG gene encoding 3-oxoacyl-[acyl-carrier-protein] reductase translates to MNKVAVITGASRGIGKAIALKFAKEGYRVVINYRGNEEKANKVRQECMALGVDAMLYQADVSHFEEMDAMMKAVNENYGRIDVLVNNSGITKDNLLLKMNTETFMDVIDVNLKGTFHSIKAVSRIMMKQRSGVIINMASVIGLIGNPGQANYAASKAGVIALTKTVAKELAPRHIRVNAIAPGFIETDMTDVLNETMKENILKNIPLQAMGEAEDVANLAYFLASSDAKYITGQVINVDGGMVM
- the fabD gene encoding ACP S-malonyltransferase, translating into MKIGFIFAGQGAQYVGMGKELYDHFPEAKAVYDQAYIDIDVKKVCFEGPEDILNETSYAQPCILTTSLAIAKVVEAHGIKPDYVAGLSLGEYSALAYANAMSISDAVKIVRARGQIMSEALPAKTTSMAAVLAMEAKKIQEVIEDIDGVTIANYNCPGQIAITGYKEAIEVASEKLKEAGAKRVIPLKVSGAFHSPLLEAASQKLKIELGKYDLNVPEIPVVYNISGQEENGNLIDILTKQIKSSVYFYQSLQYMIGQGVEAFIEIGPGKALSAFVKKTDRNIPVYSVDSIESLNKMLGALKDE